In Falco naumanni isolate bFalNau1 chromosome 15, bFalNau1.pat, whole genome shotgun sequence, the DNA window ACCCTGTTCTGGGCACAGACACCAAACCTGTAAGTGGTTTACCTCTGAGTGCTCAGAAACCCGAAAGCCCACCTGGCTCAGCACCGGACGGGCGTGTTTGGGACCCCCGACAAAGGGCTCGAGAGGTGGGATGGTCCAACCCTCTCAAACACGGGGCGCGGGGGGAATATAGGCCAGGACATCAATCTCTCTACCCCCGGGAATGCCGCGGCTCGCCGTGCTCCCAAAGGCAACCTCCAATGACTACAGACCACCCGGCCGGTATTTTCGAGCATCTACCGTACTTGTCAGGATGCCGGCGGTGATGGGTCCCACGATGCCCATCAGCAGGAGGCTCACGGACATGAACCTGCCGTACTTGTGATGCCTGAGCGTGAAGAGCGCTAGCAAAGCGGCCGGGACgtggaaggagagggaggagacGAGAGCCCAGAGGAAGACGCCATACCACATCTCTGTGGAGAGAAGGGCCGTGAGGCCGGCTCGGGGCCCGCAGgccgccggcgggggcggcggcaggGCCCGCTCCCAGCAGGCCCGGCGGCGCCGAGGGTACCTGGGAAGGTGGAGAGGGGGCTGGAGTAGGTGGTGGTGCCATTGCCCACGCGGGGCACCAGGCGGAGGCTGAGGATCTGCTGCAGGAgtcccccgccgccgcccggctcGCCGCCCTCCATCCCcgcgccgggcccgccgccgccgccatccGCTGCCTCCTCTTCCGCCCGCCCCCTTCCGCCCGTCCTAGCCAATGGGAAGCCCTGTGCGATGACGGACAGAAGCCTTTGCCAACAGCCGCCCGCCGGGGGAGCGCCCGGGCAGCGGGGCCTTGTCCCCACTCCCGCGCTGCCATGGGAACGGCTGCCGGCCGCAAGGACTGCTGGGAGCGGCCTCGCCGCGGAAGCCCCCCTGGGCGAGCGGGGCGGGGCTCTCTGTCGGGGCCGGAAGGGCGCTCTAGCCCGCTGGCGGGGCTCTCCTCGCTGCTCCCTGGGCTTGGGCGCCGTGGGGGAAGCATggccgcctcccgccccgccaGGGGGCGCCCGAGGCTGGCGGCGGCGCTCTGGGCGGCGGGCGCGCGGCGGGcgtgaggcggcggcggggctggggccaTGTCGGGCTCGGAGGAGTACTCCTCGGCCGAGGACGAGGACTACGTGCCCTCAGGTGAGCGGTggagggcggggggcggcggccaGGCCCGGGCCCGGTGCCGGTGCTCACTGCTGTGCTTGCAGGTGCGGAGTACAGCGAGGACGACGTGAGCGAACTGGTgcgggaggaggcggcggacagcccgcggccgccccgcggcAGAAggagcccccgccgccccgccagCAGGTAGGGCCGCGGCCGGAGCCGCCCCCGGTGCTGTACAGCCGCCGGGTGTTCGGCGGGGGAACCCGCGTTAGCCCGGTGCTGCctcggggctggggccggcccTGGTGCCGGTGTAGCGTCAGGCGGCCCCTCGGGCCTGGCaggccgcccgccccccgcggggcAGCTGTGCGCCTTTTGATGAGCCCTGTGAGGCGCCAGGCGCTTTTcggtggggggaaaaaaaacccgtATAGATACAGTTTAGTTACGGTTGGTTCCTCTCCAGGCCAAGTTCTCCACCCCGTGCGCTTCCTGCAGAGGCCCGGAGGCCGTCGTGTGCTCACAGGTACCCCCGCACGCCTGCCAGCCGTGTCGGGGGGCTGCCTGTCCCAGGCTCCCCTCACCGCAGCAGCATCGTCTTGTACTTCAGTAGCTTCACCCCCGAGATAAGGGGGAGTCCCCCAGGTGGAGCCTCTTGGCGAGCATATGAAATACTTCACCCCTGTTCAGCTGTTGCAGCACCACCTTTatacatacattattttttatattttttttttttggcatttgctttcaggaagaggaagaaaggaggtcTCTTGCTAGAGCCAgatgagaaagaggaagaaaaggctcagcggaatgaggaggaggaggaagaggaagaagaggaagtgGATAATGTAGAGCAggtggaaagaaacagagaagaagaagaaaaaaagaaagaggatgcTCTTTGGGCCAGTTTCCTTAGTGATGTGGGACAGAAGCCCAAAGCGGGGGCTGCCACACATGTGACGCAAACTAAGAAGGTAATGGGGGCCTGTGCCTTCGCCCAGGGAGTGTGGGAAGGGCCTGAAGCTTTAAAGCACACACCGGTGGTTCTAGCTGGTACCATATGTCAGTCAGAGCTGGGAAAAGTCTGGGTTTAGTCCTGCCCCATCTGCTTGTAATCCTGGAGCCCTGTCGTGGGCCAAACTGTAAGCTGCTGGTTTCCTTCCAGCTGGGGAGGTCTGCGAtctggcagtgctgcttttgGAGCTGCTTGTCAGCATCCTGGAGTGTCCCACAGAGTCCTGTTGGCTTCTCTTCCTGGTTCTGGATTCTGCTTGTGATGTAGGAGCAGCACAGTGAGCTttgggctgagctgtgcttgtgtgcacagctcTCTGCCAAGGCTTGTGCCTTCACTGATTCTCAAACAAAAGAagctgtttgtttgtgtgtgagAGAGGGGAAACAGAAGAGACCTGTGCAGACATCTCTGTGCCTTGCCCTTCATCCTCGTACAGTGACGGGGTCTGGAAGATGCTGTGCGTTGGGATGCACATATGTAACAAGAATGAATCTGGCTTTCTCTACTTTATATTATAAGCCCCACTAACATGCTTTTGCTCTCTGTCTGCAGAAGTTTTCTGTAGAGAGAATTCTGTTTGTAATCAGCTACTTTAAAAGATTTGGTTCTTAGTAAAACCAAATGCATCTATTTGCATGGCAAAGCTTTTCATGCTGAAGGTGGTAGAAGGGAAGAAGGTACCAAAACTGACCCTCTGTTGTTAgaattgccttttatttttttgagtgGTCAGCCAAAAAACTATTTTGTAACAGAAGTTTGGACTCTCAAATCAGTGATGCCTGGTGAGTAAAGTTTTCATTGTGTGAAGCTTCCTTCTAAACTGTTGGAAGGTTGCAGAACAAGTGTCTTTGTGTAATCATTGCTTGCAACTTTTAGAAGGAAGAGTCCTTTTAATCTGAACCCTCCAGCTTCTCTCCGCCTCACTTGTTACTGGATGAACAGCTGAGATGGTTAGAGGTAGAAtcagggaggaaaggaaaagttcTTTTCTGAGCAATTCTACTTTTATGGGCAGATGGCTAAAATGTGGGTGGTCTTTGCAAGTTCCTTCATAGCCTAAAATAATTTATGGGGAGATGCAGTTCCTCCATTCTCTTTGTGAACTTCTTAATTTGGA includes these proteins:
- the TMEM170A gene encoding transmembrane protein 170A — its product is MEGGEPGGGGGLLQQILSLRLVPRVGNGTTTYSSPLSTFPEMWYGVFLWALVSSLSFHVPAALLALFTLRHHKYGRFMSVSLLLMGIVGPITAGILTSAAIAGVYRAAGKKMIPFEALILGVGQTFCVVVVSFLRILATL